Sequence from the Candidatus Marsarchaeota archaeon genome:
TAGACGTAATGCATAATGAGCTATACGAAGCTGCAGCCCATTTCATGGAGACGCATATCAAGGAGGTTGAAGATTACGAAGGCCTGAAAAATGCAATAGCAAATGGGAATTTTGCACAGGCAAAATGGTGCGGCAAAACGGAGTGCGAAATAAAAATAAAGGAGGAAACAGGCGCCAAATCCACAAACATGCCATTCGACAAGCAGGGTTCGATAAGTGGCAATTGCGTTTATTGCGGGTCCAAAGCAAAGTACGTTGTAAATTTTGCCAAATCATATTAAATTTTGCCGCCTAAAGAGCTATGGCTTAGCTAGTCCCGTCGTCTAGTGGCCAAGGACGCAGGGCTTTGGACCCTGCTACGTCGGTTCGAATCCGGCCGGGACTAAAGCATTGTTATATTAGAAATCCTAAAACCTGCGCAGGCTTGCGATTAAATGATAGAATGGTACTACCTTGTAGCTATATCCTCGGCAATAATGGGCGTTTCCACAATAGTTGAGAAATATGCTCTAAAGACGCAGCACGCGACATCTTTCAGCGCAAGTTTTTCAATACTCATAGCTGGCATATCGCTAATATTTTTGCTATTTGCAAAATTTAACATAAGCGTGTACAACATTGGAATAATATACGCGCTTAGCTTGGTTTCATCTTCTACCTATCTTCTTACTGCGCGCATATACAAGCATAGCAACATAAGCGTATCAACTCCGCTCTTCAGTTCACTTCCACAGATGTTTGTCGTAATAATGGCATTTATATTCCTAAAGGAAAGGCTGAGCATATTGCAGTATATTTCGCTCGCAGCCCTGATAGCGCTGGCTTACCTGCTCCTGTTTTCAGGCAAAAAACTTAAATCCAAGACATTCGAATCAAAAAAATACGTGTATCTGCTTTTAATGACGACATTCTTAGTGGCGGTAGGCGGAATCATAATGAAGTACCTTTTGAACATAGGGGTAAACGTCTTTGAGATGTTTATACTGCTGCAGATATTCATAGCCCTGAACATGTCTACATACATAACACTAAAATATGGCGGCATAAGGGAGGAAATATCTAATATAAAAAACAATTGGCCTGCGCTGCTGTCTGTGGCTTTGCTTACAGCAGGATACAGAATTACCTACTATATCTCCCTAAACCTTGCTTATATAAGCCTGGCCTCACCGCTTAGGAACAGCATTTCAGTAATGATAACAGTGCTGATTGGCGGGCTATTGTTCAAGGAGGGCAACATATACAGAAAGCTTTTAATAGCAATTGCAATGGTATTTATTGTCTATGTGCTTGTGGCAAATTAAAAATATTGGGAAGCGGATTTGATGACAGAAAAGATATACCTAACCGACTCGTATATCAAGGAATTTGATGCCAAAATAGTAGAAGTAAGGGAAAACGGTGTGATTTTGGACAGGACAGCATTTTATCCTACCGGTGGCGGCCAGCCATGCGATACAGGCGCATTAAGGCTTGATAGCGGAAGCACTTACAATGTGACTGAAACTGCCAAAGCTGGCGACGAAGTAATCCACATACTAAGCAGCGTAAGTGGGCTAAGCAATGGCATGTCAGTCCATGGGGCAATAGACTGGAGCAAGAGGTACATGCACATGCGGCTTCATACAATGCTGCACATAATCGATGGTGTGGTCTATAAGGATTATAAAGGCAGCATAACTGGAGGCCAGATCTACGATGACAAAGCAAGGATGGATTTTGACGTGCCTGGCATGACAAAAGAAACAGTAATGGAAATAATATCTGCAGCGCAAAAAATAATAGACGAAAACCATAAAGTGACTCCAAAGGTCTTTTCAAAGGAGGAGGCCCAATCAATAAAGGGTCTTGCAAGGACCGCCCCAGGGGAAGCGCTGTTGCAAACCCTAGATTCTATAAGAGTCATAGACATAGAAGGCTTTGACTTTCAGTCTGACGGCGGAACACACGTTGCAAATACAAAAGAAGTTGGCAAAATAATATTTAGGAAATATGAAAACAAAGGCTCGCACAACAAGCGGGTTGAATGCTCGCTGGAATGATAATCAGAGCTTATCTGTTACTGCATCAGAATTCTTATGCTCGTAAACGAATACAGCGTGCTTCAGCGCTTTAAGCGATATGCTTGCACATTTCGCGCGGGCAGGGCCAGGGTCGATGCCTATCAGGTTGACTATGTCCTCAAATCCCATGCGCTCTATTTCTGACAAGCTTTTGCCTTTCACCAGATCGGTAAGCTTGCTTGCAGTTCCCACGCTTATTGCGCAGCCGTTTCCTTCAAAAGAAATGTCGCCTATCTTTCCATCATTTACTTTTATGTATACTGTAATGTCATCGCCGCATATCGGATTGTATTCATGCGATTCGGAATCGCTATGGCTTAGTCTCCTCTTATTATGCGGATGTTCGTAATTTGCAATCAGGTCTTCAGCATACATATCCAATCCCAAGAGATCACCTAACCTTGAATATTTTTTTGACTTTATCTATAGCATTGAATGCAACGTCTATATCCTTTTCATCATTGTATATATAAAAGCTCATCCTGGCCACGGCACTCTGCTTCAATTTTTGTGTAACAAGCGGCATGGCGCAGTGGTGCCCTGCCCTTATTGCAACGCCCTCACTGTCAAATATGCTTGCTATGTCGTGCGGATGCACTCCATCGATTACGAACGATATGACCCCGCCGCGCTCCTCAATATCATTAAGTCCAGGCCCAAAAGTCTCCACTGATTTTGTTTCCTCAAATTTTTCAAGGGCATATTTTGTAAGCTTCTTCTCATGCTCTGCTATATTATTCATGCCTAAGGACTGCAGGTATTCAATGGCTGCTGAGAGCGCTATCCCACCTTCAATATTCGGGGTTCCAGCCTCAAACTTCCAAGGGAGCTCATTCCATGTGCATGAATAATATTCCACGGTCCTTATCATATCGCCTCCACCGATTACTGGGGGCATATCCTCCAATACGGACTTTTTAGCATATAATGCACCTATGCCTGTTGGCGCAAGCATCTTATGGCCTGACAATGCAAAGAAATCGCAGTCAATATCTGTGACATCGACTGGCATATGTGGAGCCGACTGCGCGCCATCAATCAGTACAAGTGCGCCTGCCTTGTGCGCCTTGCGGCTTATTGCCCTCACATCATTTACTGTGCCCAAAACATTAGATACGTGTGTAACAGCAACGATTTTTGGATGCTTCTCGAGCTGTTCCGAAAGGCTTTCTAGGCTGAG
This genomic interval carries:
- a CDS encoding EamA family transporter, with translation MIEWYYLVAISSAIMGVSTIVEKYALKTQHATSFSASFSILIAGISLIFLLFAKFNISVYNIGIIYALSLVSSSTYLLTARIYKHSNISVSTPLFSSLPQMFVVIMAFIFLKERLSILQYISLAALIALAYLLLFSGKKLKSKTFESKKYVYLLLMTTFLVAVGGIIMKYLLNIGVNVFEMFILLQIFIALNMSTYITLKYGGIREEISNIKNNWPALLSVALLTAGYRITYYISLNLAYISLASPLRNSISVMITVLIGGLLFKEGNIYRKLLIAIAMVFIVYVLVAN
- a CDS encoding alanyl-tRNA editing protein; the protein is MTEKIYLTDSYIKEFDAKIVEVRENGVILDRTAFYPTGGGQPCDTGALRLDSGSTYNVTETAKAGDEVIHILSSVSGLSNGMSVHGAIDWSKRYMHMRLHTMLHIIDGVVYKDYKGSITGGQIYDDKARMDFDVPGMTKETVMEIISAAQKIIDENHKVTPKVFSKEEAQSIKGLARTAPGEALLQTLDSIRVIDIEGFDFQSDGGTHVANTKEVGKIIFRKYENKGSHNKRVECSLE
- a CDS encoding iron-sulfur cluster assembly scaffold protein is translated as MGLDMYAEDLIANYEHPHNKRRLSHSDSESHEYNPICGDDITVYIKVNDGKIGDISFEGNGCAISVGTASKLTDLVKGKSLSEIERMGFEDIVNLIGIDPGPARAKCASISLKALKHAVFVYEHKNSDAVTDKL
- a CDS encoding cysteine desulfurase; translated protein: MDPDKIKMDFPIFLKTINGKRLVYLDSAATSQKPKQVIDKIVEFYSSYNANIHRGIYSIAERATEEYENSKVALAKLIGAGGIENIVYVRNTTEAINLVALSWGEKNIQKGDHILISEMEHHSNMVPWILLARRKGAILDYAKVDDSGKLSLESLSEQLEKHPKIVAVTHVSNVLGTVNDVRAISRKAHKAGALVLIDGAQSAPHMPVDVTDIDCDFFALSGHKMLAPTGIGALYAKKSVLEDMPPVIGGGDMIRTVEYYSCTWNELPWKFEAGTPNIEGGIALSAAIEYLQSLGMNNIAEHEKKLTKYALEKFEETKSVETFGPGLNDIEERGGVISFVIDGVHPHDIASIFDSEGVAIRAGHHCAMPLVTQKLKQSAVARMSFYIYNDEKDIDVAFNAIDKVKKIFKVR